The following proteins come from a genomic window of Zygotorulaspora mrakii chromosome 8, complete sequence:
- the KIP1 gene encoding Kip1p — protein MPLIDPCVRYFSSTLACCRYIHILQLSYPYFILLAAVARKQKNNIQEKDALSFRLIKKYSTGRLQITEIFCMSNYNQPVVRRSTYEPLRRRLHSRPSLPRSATQPPTDSQQQLGIDGHQDQKHQGQLPVMGSNMRVYVRCRSRNQREIDEKSCVVISTMGAKGKEVVLSNGPNTLSQYKKTYMFDQVFGAESDQETLFNSVARSYIHEMLQGYNCTVFAYGQTGTGKTYTMSGDIVILGDLESKDKILLGEHAGIIPRVLVDLFKQLSEESREYSVKVSFLELYNEKLKDLLADGDEVEEKIRIFDNNMGTQYSKQNSSNGNNHSNAANGNGSSFANSSSSIMVKGMEEIYIKSANEGLQLLTTGSLKRKVAATKCNDLSSRSHTVFTITTNVSKTDPISGEQYIKIGKLNLVDLAGSENINRSGAENKRAQEAGLINKSLLTLGRVINALVDHSQHIPYRESKLTRLLQDSLGGKTKTCIIATISPAKICMDETVSTLEYATRARSIKNTPQINQSMSKNSCIVEYIHEIDRLRHELKASRQKEGMYITEDQYDLYESNGILVEEQKVRIQNMEEQIKKFKEKYVEQTDLNKKTEKRLIESELVQSTLQEQKREILHTFNLYQASCKHYAEKVGEIHQRNLRLIHALQLERKNIHEASIDVSKSISETLQFVNLKAAELNILNTNLESHTLTFKKASTLILKDIKNALCDGSKTINNELNSIGFSKFITQIQEMHTSLSNAIESFKKTPWNKETDVIYACHREKILACYETINEYHRLIKSSFVELLKKIQQGSKSSLTNVLQVGLGDLDIFLNIILEQRKKLDQLEQEISDNKVIIQKSEAFNQQFYQYFQDRLKTERSNMFRTIIESIEQTERQQMSSDEELLYSATNKIQKYQHELLEHQQDNIKQMSHHGSVSLSTLKGQLDHVIGNLHKISREETDSLDQLFPYDFISESFRNLEKKISSEFNEDSSQRLLKLTDGLESIITSKCRDLESEVTGIVEKTKVGMKRETSNNKDRLQSVTRAVTSIFEHVSKQYNANLNEVLNKHNSTIKDYSKETREMTGTLQNTEDLGGIPQPNELSVDVEKDIAPDLPKLESPRDYRIYEDKADYQNVMPHSPASGRLMFCPSTPLPIPDQPLPRVLAPRSINSNAKRSNTVPIEVKKTQLASTTSNDLKRGFTSEGISALDSNPCIGGPQIKKLHVKQLE, from the coding sequence ATGCCTCTGATTGATCCTTGCGTTCGATACTTTAGCTCAACTCTTGCGTGTTGCCGTTATATTCATATCTTACAGCTCAGTTACCCGTACTTTATATTATTGGCGGCTGTCGCGCGTAAACAAAAGAATAACATACAAGAGAAAGATGCTTTATCGTTCAgattaataaaaaaatactcAACAGGACGACTTCAAATCACGGAGATATTCTGTATGTCAAATTATAACCAGCCCGTGGTGCGAAGGTCTACTTATGAGCCGCTGCGCAGAAGACTGCATTCAAGGCCTTCGTTACCGCGTTCAGCAACGCAACCTCCCACAGACTCACAGCAACAACTGGGAATAGACGGGCATCAAgatcaaaaacatcaagGCCAATTACCAGTAATGGGGTCAAACATGCGAGTTTATGTTCGTTGCAGATCCAGAAATCAGCGAGAGATAGATGAGAAGAGCTGCGTTGTAATATCAACAATGGGCGCTAAGGGTAAAGAAGTTGTATTGTCCAATGGGCCCAATACGCTCTCTCAGTATAAGAAGACTTATATGTTCGATCAGGTTTTTGGGGCAGAGAGTGATCAGGAGACATTGTTTAACTCAGTCGCACGTAGCTATATTCATGAAATGCTTCAAGGATACAATTGTACTGTATTTGCGTACGGGCAAACCGGCACAGGAAAAACGTACACCATGTCTGGCGATATAGTCATTTTGGGGGACTTGGAATCGAAGGATAAAATATTGTTGGGAGAGCATGCTGGCATTATACCGAGGGTTCTTGTggatcttttcaaacaacTCTCAGAGGAGAGTAGAGAATATTCAGTGAAGGTATCTTTTCTAGAGCTTTACaatgaaaagttgaaagatcTCTTGGCAGATGGTGATGAagttgaggaaaaaattcgTATATTCGATAATAATATGGGAACCCAGTACAGCAAACAAAATAGCTCTAACGGTAATAATCACAGCAATGCTGCAAATGGGAATGGCAGTAGTTTTGCCAATTCGTCATCCTCAATTATGGTAAAAGGAATGGAagaaatatatatcaaGTCAGCAAACGAAGGCTTACAACTTTTGACGACTGgttctttgaaaaggaagGTTGCCGCAACGAAATGTAATGATTTGTCTTCAAGATCTCATACTGTGTTCACAATAACAACAAATGTTTCAAAGACAGATCCGATATCTGGTGAACAATACATCAAGATCggaaaattgaatcttGTCGATCTGGCCGGAAGTGAGAATATCAACAGGTCTGGAGCGGAAAATAAAAGAGCGCAAGAGGCAGGCCTAATAAATAAATCTCTTCTGACTCTGGGTCGTGTTATAAATGCTCTGGTAGATCATTCACAGCACATACCGTACAGAGAATCCAAATTAACAAGATTGTTGCAAGATTCTCTGGGAGGAAAGACCAAGACTTGCATAATAGCTACCATTTCACCTGCTAAAATATGTATGGATGAAACTGTGAGCACTTTAGAGTATGCCACTCGAGCGAgatcaatcaaaaataCTCCACAAATAAATCAATCGATGTCTAAGAATTCGTGTATCGTTGAATACATACACGAAATAGATAGACTAAGGCACGAACTTAAGGCATCCAGGCAAAAGGAAGGTATGTATATTACTGAAGATCAATACGATTTATATGAAAGTAATGGAATTTTGGTCGAAGAGCAAAAGGTTAGAATTCAAAACATGGAAGAAcaaatcaaaaagttcaaagagaaatatGTGGAGCAAACAGATTTGAATAAAAAGACTGAAAAAAGACTGATAGAATCTGAGCTGGTACAAAGCACTTtacaagaacaaaaaaggGAAATTTTGCACACTTTTAATCTCTATCAGGCCAGTTGTAAGCATTATGCAGAAAAGGTAGGCGAAATTCACCAGCGTAACTTGAGACTAATACATGCATTACAGTTAGAGCGTAAAAATATTCATGAAGCGTCCATTGACGTCAGTAAAAGCATAAGTGAAACACTTCAATTTGTTAATCTCAAAGCCGCAGAACTGAATATTCTCAATACCAACCTAGAGTCACATACATTGACATTTAAAAAAGCCTCCACCCTGATTCTAAAGGACATAAAAAATGCATTATGCGATGGATCTAAAACTATCAATAATGAACTTAACTCCATTGGTTTTAGCAAATTCATCACGCAAATTCAAGAGATGCATActtctttatcaaatgcAATTGAGAGTTTTAAAAAGACTCCGTGGAATAAAGAAACAGACGTTATATATGCCTGTCATAGGGAAAAAATCCTTGCCTGCTACGAAACAATCAATGAATATCATAGACTAATAAAAAGCTCATTCGTCGAGTTACTGAAAAAGATACAGCAGGGTTCCAAATCGAGCCTCACAAACGTTCTTCAAGTTGGTTTAGGCGATttggatatatttttaaataTCATACTCGaacagagaaaaaaattagaCCAGTTGGAGCAAGAAATATCTGATAATAAAGTGATTATCCAGAAATCAGAAGCTTTCAATCAGCAGTTTTACCAGTATTTCCAAGACCGACTTAAAACCGAACGCTCAAACATGTTTAGAACAATAATAGAGTCTATTGAACAAACAGAAAGGCAGCAGATGTCATCGGATGAGGAACTGCTCTATAGTGCTACTAATAAAATCCAGAAATATCAGCACGAGCTTTTAGAACATCAGCAAGACAATATTAAGCAGATGAGTCACCATGGATCAGTTTCACTCAGCACGTTGAAAGGACAACTCGATCACGTTATTGGGAACCTCCATAAAATATCTCGAGAAGAAACAGATTCTTTAGACCAACTTTTCCCCTACGATTTCATTTCCGAATCGTTTCGAAACcttgagaagaaaatttcCTCGGAATTCAACGAAGATTCGTCTCAGAGATTGTTAAAGCTAACGGATGGTTTAGAGTCAATCATTACCTCAAAGTGCCGTGACCTAGAGTCTGAAGTGACAGGTATTGTAGAGAAGACTAAAGTTGGAATGAAAAGGGAAACCAGTAATAACAAAGATCGTTTACAATCTGTAACACGAGCGGTAACATCTATATTCGAACATGTATCAAAGCAGTATAATGCGAACCTCAACGAAGTTTTGAACAAACACAATAGCACTATAAAAGATTATTCGAAGGAAACAAGGGAAATGACGGGCACGTTACAAAATACCGAGGACCTAGGTGGAATACCTCAACCAAATGAATTGTCAGTTGATGTAGAGAAAGATATTGCACCTGATTTGCCAAAGCTCGAAAGCCCAAGAGATTATAGAATTTATGAGGATAAAGCTGACTACCAGAATGTAATGCCTCATTCCCCCGCTAGTGGTAGGTTAATGTTTTGCCCAAGTACACCTCTTCCGATCCCAGACCAGCCCCTACCTCGAGTTCTAGCTCCTAGGAGCATAAATTCAAATGCGAAGAGATCAAATACGGTTCCAATTGAAGTAAAAAAAACGCAGTTGGCAAGTACAACTTCAAACGATCTCAAAAGAGGATTTACCTCGGAAGGTATATCAGCACTTGATAGTAATCCATGCATTGGAGGGCCTCAGATAAAAAAGTTACATGTTAAACAACTTGAATGA
- a CDS encoding ferric reductase family protein, with protein sequence MRCSLLEVFCSSLFHRATAAQVKMKTAQLLVFAHFLSVALCVNQRFPVGTLIGYGCTAAIQATYCPTSRRTPPCTCRSVDYLGSYIYCGFQEAHTDADKQGFERYLMSTCPNLTHDRIEHLYNNVSDYLVDTSKIRHFNRSAIIHFPVYYNQTRFVNGYESYRYYRNNFFYSLAWGSGIFAYWALILVIGGIENWFTRLFPTTSIRMKRSIGQSVPMRWWRKNVSLPALFNGKHAARTFFGGIIPTRFESIVLFLFFCLLVIAEAVMIHVYPYGTIWQLQKSQLTRFIGDRTGIVSCFLMVLAYLFAGRNNIFLWITGWKQSTFLTFHKWLARMTIALVLTHTIVFVINSLWIGNYATRIYTNWWRTGSLAMVAGGIMAIQSLSWLRVYSYELFLYFHIFLAVVFLGASWKHLERFDYGHWAYASAAIWVFDRVLRLGRIALFGLKTAKITVISNEILELKMPRGFKIKKPTPGSFGYVYFVHNWLWFQSHPFTIIKDDEGNIKFLIKIKNGVTKKMHDHLMNEPQHTSQVKVAIEGFYGEYKQAYSYDEAIMVTSSNGIPGIYEYISDIDQRKKSGQSKTKLIKLYWTIRHWHSIDWFHEELKKLQKYEYVQTTVYVTKYHEMQIGKRFDDSYDSMQASENTSIRNESEKEAEKECVKETGEISSETSIKAISQILKEFPHVDFKASRPDIAKQIHDDIQEASSSDNIAVLACAHNEMCDEIRRTVAHESGEPRAGRIDLFELLQSW encoded by the coding sequence ATGAGATGCTCTCTATTGGAGGTGTTCTGCTCTTCGCTTTTTCACCGAGCAACTGCAGCACAAGTAAAGATGAAAACGGCACAATTATTAGTATTTGCgcattttctttcagttGCACTATGTGTGAATCAGAGATTTCCGGTGGGAACTTTAATCGGTTATGGTTGTACTGCTGCCATTCAGGCAACCTACTGTCCGACGTCAAGGCGAACGCCTCCTTGTACGTGCAGGAGCGTAGACTATCTGGGATCCTATATTTATTGTGGCTTTCAAGAGGCACATACAGATGCAGATAAACAGGGATTTGAGCGCTATTTGATGTCAACATGCCCGAATTTGACACATGATAGAATCGAGCACTTATATAATAACGTTAGTGACTATTTGGTTGATACGTCTAAAATAAGACATTTCAATAGATCGGCCATTATTCACTTTCCTGTTTATTATAATCAGACCCGATTTGTTAATGGATACGAGTCCTACAGATATTACAGGAACAACTTCTTTTATAGTTTGGCGTGGGGATCGGGTATATTCGCTTATTGGGCGTTAATATTGGTGATTGGTGGTATCGAGAATTGGTTTACCAGACTATTCCCCACGACATCGATTAGAATGAAACGCTCCATCGGTCAATCAGTTCCAATGCGTTGGTGGAGAAAGAATGTTTCTTTGCCAGCTTTATTTAATGGGAAGCATGCTGCTAGAACATTCTTTGGTGGTATTATTCCAACCAGATTTGAGTCaattgttcttttcttatTCTTCTGTTTACTTGTCATCGCTGAGGCCGTTATGATTCATGTTTATCCTTATGGTACAATTTGGCAACTACAAAAGTCTCAACTAACTAGATTCATTGGTGATAGAACAGGAATTGTTTCTTGTTTCCTAATGGTGCTAGCATATTTATTTGCAGGGCGGAATAATATATTTCTATGGATTACCGGTTGGAAACaatcaacttttttgaCGTTTCATAAGTGGCTTGCACGTATGACAATTGCTTTGGTGCTTACACATACCATTGTATTCGTTATAAATTCTTTATGGATCGGTAACTACGCTACCAGAATCTATACTAATTGGTGGAGAACAGGATCATTGGCAATGGTTGCCGGTGGAATCATGGCCATTCAGTCACTCTCATGGTTAAGAGTTTACTCTTATGAATtgtttttatattttcatatttttttggcCGTAGTTTTCTTGGGTGCTTCATGGAAGCACCTCGAGCGTTTTGATTATGGACATTGGGCATATGCTTCAGCAGCAATTTGGGTCTTTGACAGAGTTTTAAGACTTGGAAGGATTGCTTTATTTGGATTGAAAACTGCTAAAATTACCGTTATCTCCAACGAAATAttagaattgaaaatgccTAGAggattcaaaattaaaaaacCAACACCAGGATCATTTGGATATGTTTACTTCGTTCATAACTGGCTATGGTTCCAGTCGCATCCCTTCACTATTATTAAAGACGACGAAGGTAATATAAAATTCTTGATCAAGATAAAGAATGGTGTTACTAAGAAGATGCACGACCACTTGATGAATGAACCACAACACACTTCTCAAGTTAAAGTTGCCATTGAAGGATTCTATGGCGAATACAAGCAGGCGTACTCCTATGATGAGGCTATTATGGTTACAAGTAGTAATGGTATTCCGGGAATTTACGAGTATATTTCTGATATTGATCAGCGTAAGAAGTCGGGCCAAAGTAAGACCAAACTGATCAAACTCTATTGGACTATCAGACATTGGCACAGTATTGACTGGTTCCATgaagagctgaaaaaattgcaaaagtATGAATATGTTCAAACCACTGTTTATGTCACGAAATACCATGAAATGCAAATTGGTAAAAGATTCGATGATAGCTACGATTCAATGCAAGCATCTGAAAACACATCAATCAGAAACGAGTCTGAGAAAGAGGCCGAAAAGGAATGTGTGAAAGAGACTGGGGAGATTTCCTCGGAGACATCCATAAAAGctatttctcaaattctAAAGGAATTTCCACATGTTGACTTCAAGGCCTCAAGACCAGACATTGCAAAACAGATCCATGATGATATTCAGGAAGCAAGTTCATCTGATAACATAGCAGTATTAGCATGTGCTCATAATGAGATGTGTGATGAAATTAGAAGAACCGTGGCACACGAGTCGGGTGAGCCAAGAGCGGGCAGAATTGATTTGTTTGAGTTATTGCAGTCCTGGTAA
- the TIM50 gene encoding protein translocase subunit TIM50 (similar to Saccharomyces cerevisiae TIM50 (YPL063W); ancestral locus Anc_8.527), which translates to MLRVLGSTTKSLSKGSFRTITKPVSSSINWVNASAPNRSLIHFTRNLQQAKKDGEPRSILTEDMLAKAGVDFEEADAKKQAHDSEASSSDKEDHGSSSSNKKRRKRQTSTDVKRERYANWFYIFSLSGLAGCGIYMGRDWEANDPEELKKGISNGYTPNLFVQRFKARFNSMFTYFQEPPFPDLLPPPPPAPYQRPLTLVITLEDFLVHSEWTQKNGWRTAKRPGCDYFLGYLSQYYEIVLFSSNYMMYSEKIAEKLDPIHAFISYNLFKEHCVYKDAVHIKDISKLNRDLGKVVTIDTAPDSYKLQPENAIPMEPWNGQADDKLLALIPFLEYLATQQVNDVRPILNSFHDKTKIPQEFEERVVKLKSKFNQDQRAKSQGNWALQLLGVANSVGSSGSKFPLDLIREEGEKNYVRFMQLIEEEKEKIRLQQEHLGNQTFTLKDYVEGNIPSPEEQLQMQMEKQKEIDILYEQNKKEKAVAVK; encoded by the coding sequence ATGTTGCGTGTACTGGGTTCCACAACCAAGTCCCTATCAAAGGGTTCTTTCCGCACAATAACTAAGCCGgtatcttcttcaataaattggGTAAACGCTTCTGCGCCAAATCGATCATTGATTCACTTTACAAgaaatcttcaacaagCCAAGAAAGATGGCGAGCCACGATCAATCTTGACTGAAGACATGCTTGCAAAAGCTGGcgttgattttgaagaggcTGATGCAAAGAAACAGGCACACGATTCGGaagcttcttcatctgacAAAGAAGATCATGGATCTTCAAGCAGCaacaaaaagagaagaaagagacaaaCATCTACAGATGTTAAGAGAGAGAGATATGCAAATTGGTTCTACATCTTTTCACTATCAGGCTTAGCAGGCTGTGGTATTTACATGGGTAGAGATTGGGAGGCCAATGACCcagaagaattgaagaaaggCATATCCAATGGCTACACACCAAACTTATTTGTCCAAAGATTTAAAGCCCGTTTCAACTCAATGTTTACGTATTTCCAAGAACCTCCATTCCCCGATTTAttaccaccaccaccaccagcGCCATATCAAAGGCCATTAACTCTTGTGATAACCTTGGAAGATTTTCTAGTCCATTCAGAGTGGACACAAAAGAACGGTTGGAGAACAGCAAAGAGACCCGGATGTGACTACTTCCTTGGTTATCTTTCCCAATATTATGAAATAGTATTGTTCTCATCGAACTACATGATGTACTCGGAGaaaattgctgaaaaaCTTGACCCTATTCATGCGTTCATTTCGTACAACTTGTTCAAAGAGCACTGTGTTTATAAAGATGCCGTGCATATCAAAGATATTTCGAAATTGAATAGAGATTTGGGTAAAGTCGTTACTATCGACACGGCCCCGGATAGCTACAAATTGCAACCAGAGAACGCAATCCCAATGGAACCATGGAACGGCCAGGCTGATGACAAGCTATTAGCTTTGATCCCATTTTTGGAATACCTTGCTACCCAACAGGTGAATGATGTCAGACCCATCTTGAATAGCTTCCACGACAAGACAAAAATTCCACAAGAGTTTGAAGAGCGTGTTGTTAAGCTCAAGAGCAAATTCAATCAGGACCAAAGGGCGAAATCCCAAGGCAATTGGGCCTTGCAATTACTCGGAGTTGCAAACTCGGTAGGGTCCTCCGGTTCAAAGTTCCCACTCGATCTCATCCGCGAAGAGGGTGAAAAGAACTACGTTCGCTTTATGCAACTGatcgaagaagaaaaggaaaaaatcaGACTCCAGCAAGAGCACCTGGGTAACCAAACTTTCACTTTGAAGGACTACGTGGAAGGAAACATACCATCCCCAGAAGAGCAGCTGCAAATGCAAATGGAAAaacagaaagaaattgatatcCTGTACGAACAGAacaagaaggaaaaagcGGTTGCAGTGAAATAA
- the PRX1 gene encoding thioredoxin peroxidase PRX1, whose protein sequence is MLSRCLLQTRSFAAQGPLRTSVRFLTTFKQEDQPRLRINSKVPNFTAETTEGKLNFYDYLGNSWGVLFSHPADFTPVCTTELGSFASLKPEFDKRGVKLIGLSAEGVESHKKWLSDIEEVSKLKKFNFPIIADESKEVAFLYDMVDEEGFKKLATGPVATIRSVFIIDPSKKLRISFTYPPSVGRNTHEVLRVIDALQLTDAKGVVTPINWQKGDDVIIPPTVSDADASKKFGEFTKVKPYLRFTKV, encoded by the coding sequence ATGTTAAGTCGTTGTCTTTTACAAACTAGAAGCTTTGCTGCACAAGGTCCATTAAGGACTTCTGTTCGCTTTTTGACAACTTTCAAACAAGAGGATCAACCAAGGTTGAGAATCAATTCAAAGGTACCAAACTTCACTGCAGAAACAACAGAAGGTAAATTGAACTTTTACGACTACTTAGGTAACTCTTGGGGTGTTCTTTTCAGTCATCCTGCTGATTTCACGCCGGTTTGTACCACCGAGCTGGGTTCTTTTGCTTCCTTGAAGCCAGAATTCGATAAACGTGGTGTTAAGTTAATCGGTCTCTCTGCTGAGGGTGTTGAGTCGCATAAGAAATGGCTGTCAGACATCGAAGAAGTTAGcaagctgaagaaattcaatttcCCGATCATCGCAGATGAGTCCAAAGAGGTCGCCTTCTTGTATGATATGGTTGACGAAGAGGGCTTTAAGAAGTTAGCTACTGGTCCCGTTGCTACCATAAGATCTGTCTTCATCATTGATCCTTCCAAGAAACTTAGAATCTCCTTTACGTATCCACCTTCAGTCGGCAGAAACACGCACGAAGTACTCAGAGTCATTGATGCTCTGCAATTAACGGATGCGAAGGGTGTTGTTACTCCAATTAACTGGCAGAAGGGCGACGACGTTATCATTCCTCCTACAGTTTCTGATGCCGATGCCTCCAAGAAATTTGGAGAGTTTACAAAAGTAAAGCCATATCTTCGTTTCACCAAGGTCTAA
- the COS111 gene encoding Cos111p (similar to Saccharomyces cerevisiae COS111 (YBR203W); ancestral locus Anc_8.526), with protein MTSSQRFPRVNIVGDDYARYGTSIYQKLYNRNSDGTSYVESCVSGGGSSVAGKKQNRDSGSFRVKGVCSTIGGHDDDKLVKTTTIGSSFSVCNGSMVEDVKSMTQQSLETASGSLVMNDGDSLSKRSKIKRRYKSLISSSSKKLINRLHEHGSSDTFSIFSLRTSHSNKPHDLLKSENTIYEKRPVVQYADINGLPVEVVANVLLMISHDQKSLVSTLYVSKIFCEATKIVLYRYPKFTSTYRIGQFITSLRLHPENGAHVKVLDLSALQNGLIGKQASGGYTSSYDDEEADENDDRETKNTAASDSENYPVDEDDTNYEVALAGWRDWRHRNDPFYGATFLNSYNLKKVVSRSSSISSQLSSSTATSQPGNSMTHARKHRSNSSVSSFTSSIMSSFQNASHVSLATTSSTVNGAGGSNSSNGSSNYAAGGKGNSSNGKNIGSDQNAKNRDSIWLKIKIGSKKRTRGKNQRIHEQKKSQQEQKRSNATTTVKFDITRPCKTKHPYTNKFLLKYAPYCDLPVGYILHILKLCPNITRFNLSNLIVCSDFELISKMKKIRPSYSMLPAVQESVITTTKSEADLEVVYLTDSNKSYDYYTNTRNRSSLSDQANFFKSSANSNDYPLPIEGQTKRKNFANHHHQNANNVQLRKLNTVEIFELICREDRPPLEMIKMNGIVWCRQNMIKFLVLKNFIKLKNSLDMKMSFDKAGLNMNLIWTCEGTLKDFVAMIVIDEIHRRDEISLRQIFKDQNDPRFTKDSDIIEISEIFPIEYGLSNDSQRNSEVNFRVTILRSTKPTSYRLRQISSYYHSLVINLCVQDATATDTDAIGSLSNNATPEPCKRLHRMAHDVVNRMCESRTSQLRRTIGENNYIIAASTSTSTSI; from the coding sequence ATGACAAGCTCACAGAGATTCCCACGTGTGAATATTGTGGGTGATGACTATGCAAGATATGGAACATCGATCTACCAGAAGTTATATAACAGGAACAGCGATGGAACGAGCTATGTTGAGAGTTGCGTAAGTGGCGGAGGTAGCAGCGTCGCGGGGAAGAAGCAGAATAGGGACAGCGGTTCGTTTAGGGTCAAAGGCGTGTGTAGTACGATAGGTGGCCATGACGACGACAAACTTGTCAAGACGACGACGATTGGAAGCTCGTTCAGTGTGTGCAACGGAAGCATGGTGGAGGATGTGAAGTCCATGACGCAGCAGAGCTTGGAGACTGCAAGCGGATCCTTGGTAATGAATGACGGGGATAGTTTGAGCAAAAGGTCCAAGATCAAGAGACGGTATAAGTCTTTGATAAGCTCATCTTCGAAAAAGTTGATCAATAGGCTGCATGAGCATGGATCAAGCGATACGTTCTCGATATTTTCGTTAAGGACTTCGCACTCCAACAAACCGCATGACTTGTTGAAATCAGAAAATACCATATACGAAAAGCGGCCTGTCGTGCAGTATGCAGATATCAACGGATTGCCAGTCGAGGTGGTGGCGAATGTGCTGCTCATGATTAGCCATGATCAAAAGAGCCTGGTGAGCACGTTGTATGTCTCAAAGATATTTTGTGAAGCTACAAAAATCGTTCTGTACAGGTACCCGAAATTCACTTCCACATATCGAATTGGGCAGTTCATCACATCCTTGAGATTACATCCTGAGAACGGTGCACATGTCAAAGTTTTAGACTTATCGGCATTGCAGAATGGGCTTATAGGGAAACAGGCTTCTGGCGGTTATACCAGCAGCTACGACGACGAGGAGGCCGACGAAAACGATGACAGAGAGACCAAAAATACAGCCGCATCGGATTCTGAAAACTATCCGGTTGATGAAGACGATACAAATTATGAAGTTGCGCTTGCCGGTTGGAGAGATTGGCGGCATAGGAATGATCCATTTTATGGTGCCACATTTTTGAACAGTTACAATCTAAAGAAAGTTGTATCGAGATCTTCTTCCATCAGTTCTCAGCTAAGTTCTTCTACAGCTACATCTCAGCCGGGAAACTCTATGACTCATGCTAGGAAGCACCGGTCCAATAGCTCTGTGAGTTCCTTTACCAGCAGCATCATGTCATCCTTTCAGAACGCTTCACATGTGTCGCTAGCTACAACCAGCTCTACAGTAAATGGAGCTGGTGGCAGTAACAGCAGTAACGGTAGTAGCAATTATGCTGCCGGTGGTAAAGGCAACAGCTCCAATGGCAAAAATATTGGTAGCGATCAAAACGCAAAGAATCGTGATTCGATCTGGttgaagatcaaaataGGATCGAAAAAAAGAACCAGAGgtaaaaatcaaagaatacATGAACAGAAAAAGAGCCAGCAAGAACAGAAGCGTTCCAATGCCACTACAACTGTAAAATTTGACATCACTCGGCCCTGCAAAACAAAACATCCATATACCAACAAGTTTTTATTAAAGTACGCACCTTATTGTGACCTACCCGTTGGATATATTTTACACATTTTAAAATTATGCCCAAACATTACAAGAttcaatctttcaaatttaatcGTTTGTTCAGATTTTGAACTtatatcaaagatgaaaaaaatcagacCAAGTTATTCAATGTTGCCAGCTGTTCAAGAATCTGTTATTACAACAACGAAATCCGAAGCAGACTTGGAAGTCGTTTATCTCACAGATTCAAATAAGTCGTATGATTATTATACCAATACCAGAAACAGATCTTCACTCAGTGACCAGGCAAACTTTTTCAAGTCAAGCGCAAATAGCAATGACTATCCGCTACCAATTGAGGGACAGACCAAGCGCAAGAATTTCGccaatcatcatcatcagaaCGCAAATAACGTCCAACTAAGAAAATTGAACACGGtcgaaatatttgaattgatATGCAGAGAAGACAGGCCTCCTTTGGAAATGATCAAAATGAATGGAATTGTGTGGTGCAGACAAAACATGATTAAATTCCttgtattgaaaaacttcataaaactgaaaaattctttggaTATGAAAATGAGTTTCGATAAGGCCGGACTGAATATGAACCTCATTTGGACATGTGAAGGAACTTTAAAAGATTTTGTCGCAATGATTGTGATCGACGAAATTCATAGAAGGGACGAAATATCTTTACgacaaattttcaaagaccAGAATGATCCAAGATTCACCAAGGATTCTGatattattgaaatcaGTGAAATTTTTCCCATCGAATATGGATTGTCCAATGATTCTCAGAGGAATAGCGAAGTGAATTTTAGAGTGACTATCCTGAGAAGTACTAAGCCCACTAGCTACCGCTTGAGACAAATTTCATCGTATTATCATTCGCTGGTCATTAATCTGTGCGTTCAAGATGCTACTGCAACTGATACCGATGCCATTGGATCCTTATCCAACAATGCCACTCCTGAACCCTGTAAGAGACTCCACCGCATGGCCCATGATGTCGTCAACAGAATGTGTGAATCAAGAACAAGTCAACTGAGGAGAACCATCGGTGAAAACAATTACATAATTGCAGCATCCACTTCCACTTCCACGTCGATATGA